The Acidobacteriota bacterium genome has a window encoding:
- a CDS encoding cupin domain-containing protein, whose product MAVVSIPQAERTIQDARELTQFLASINIDYERWEPAHAVAPAAPAAEILAAYAPEIERLKANGGYVTADVIDVSPLTPGLEAMLAKFKREHWHDDDEVRFIIEGRGLFHIHPKDAPVVAIEVEAGDLIRVPQGTLHWFNLCAEQRIRAIRLFKDPAGWSPNYTESGADDAYQPLCFGAAYLPASIPAL is encoded by the coding sequence ATGGCTGTAGTTTCAATTCCGCAAGCAGAGCGCACGATCCAAGACGCACGGGAACTGACGCAGTTTCTGGCCTCCATCAACATTGATTACGAACGCTGGGAACCAGCGCACGCGGTCGCGCCCGCTGCGCCCGCCGCCGAGATTCTGGCCGCCTACGCGCCGGAGATCGAACGCCTGAAAGCCAACGGCGGTTACGTCACGGCGGATGTGATTGATGTCTCGCCGCTGACGCCGGGGCTGGAGGCGATGCTGGCAAAGTTCAAGCGCGAGCATTGGCACGACGATGACGAAGTGCGTTTCATCATCGAAGGCCGGGGCTTGTTTCACATCCATCCAAAAGATGCGCCTGTGGTGGCGATTGAAGTCGAAGCGGGCGATTTGATTCGTGTGCCGCAAGGAACGCTGCATTGGTTTAACTTGTGCGCCGAACAGCGCATCCGCGCAATTCGTTTGTTCAAAGACCCGGCGGGTTGGTCGCCCAATTACACCGAGAGCGGCGCGGATGATGCGTATCAACCGCTTTGTTTTGGTGCGGCGTATCTTCCCGCCAGCATCCCGGCTCTATGA
- the mtnB gene encoding methylthioribulose 1-phosphate dehydratase, with translation MSEAAFSLKTEAVAAVACALAECGRGFYQRGWVLGTSGNFSAVVNGDPLRLLITASGKDKGQLTEQEFILLNEDGALVSGAGKPSDETPLHLTLVRQRGARAVLHTHSVWATLLSDEFAAQGGLSITGWEMLKGLAGVQSHQHAEWLPILENSQDMTSLAQTLATVLHEQPAAHGFLLRGHGLYTWGRTLSEARRHVEIFEFLLEVTGRLQRTHRVPGAWQ, from the coding sequence ATGAGTGAAGCTGCCTTTTCGTTAAAGACTGAAGCCGTTGCCGCCGTCGCCTGCGCATTGGCGGAATGCGGGCGCGGCTTTTATCAGCGTGGCTGGGTGTTGGGTACCAGCGGCAATTTCAGCGCGGTGGTCAACGGCGATCCGTTGCGGTTGTTGATTACCGCCAGCGGCAAAGACAAGGGCCAGTTGACGGAGCAAGAATTCATCCTGTTGAATGAAGATGGCGCGCTGGTCAGTGGCGCGGGCAAGCCTTCAGATGAAACGCCGTTGCATCTGACGCTGGTGCGGCAACGCGGCGCACGCGCGGTGTTGCATACGCATTCCGTTTGGGCGACGTTGTTGTCAGATGAATTTGCCGCGCAGGGCGGACTGAGCATCACCGGTTGGGAAATGTTGAAAGGGCTGGCGGGCGTTCAATCGCATCAGCACGCTGAGTGGTTGCCGATTCTTGAGAATTCGCAGGACATGACCTCGCTGGCGCAAACGCTCGCCACGGTGTTGCATGAACAACCCGCCGCGCATGGATTTTTGCTGCGCGGGCATGGGTTGTACACCTGGGGGCGAACCCTGAGCGAAGCGCGCCGCCACGTCGAAATTTTTGAATTCCTGCTGGAGGTGACGGGGCGGTTGCAACGAACACACAGGGTGCCTGGGGCATGGCAGTGA
- a CDS encoding DOPA 4,5-dioxygenase family protein, whose product MSDEERIVHNTAEDQAWADLLSPTRRSFILSVGGAGLTAAGLTAGSPEAEAQELITPASLSFKPIVPPPDMGKSPWGYETIKEPTARPKSIRPGEENGLPKAPRPYTDIKSYHAHFYFDEDTYEKAALVRKWSAERFPVELGNWNLEPRGPHVTPSFYFGFTNDLLPIIVPWLQLNSLGLTILLHPNTDNPRADHLYYTLWVNRSQPVNAYSLPKQASVEKTFPNIKPTVKLEV is encoded by the coding sequence ATGTCTGACGAAGAAAGAATTGTTCACAACACGGCAGAAGATCAGGCGTGGGCTGACTTGTTGTCACCGACGCGCCGCAGCTTCATCCTTAGTGTGGGGGGCGCTGGACTAACAGCGGCAGGGCTGACCGCCGGAAGCCCCGAAGCCGAAGCGCAGGAACTCATCACACCTGCCAGTCTCAGCTTCAAACCGATTGTGCCCCCGCCCGACATGGGCAAGAGTCCGTGGGGTTACGAGACGATCAAGGAGCCGACCGCACGGCCCAAAAGCATTCGTCCGGGCGAAGAGAATGGCTTGCCCAAAGCGCCGCGCCCCTACACGGACATCAAGAGCTATCACGCGCATTTCTATTTTGACGAAGACACCTACGAGAAAGCCGCGCTGGTGCGCAAATGGTCGGCGGAACGCTTTCCGGTGGAGTTGGGCAATTGGAATCTGGAACCGCGCGGCCCGCACGTGACGCCGTCGTTTTACTTCGGGTTCACCAACGACCTGTTGCCGATCATTGTGCCGTGGCTGCAACTCAACAGCCTGGGATTAACCATTCTGCTGCACCCCAACACCGACAACCCGCGCGCCGATCACCTGTATTACACGTTGTGGGTCAACCGCTCACAGCCGGTGAATGCGTATAGCTTGCCCAAGCAGGCGAGTGTGGAAAAGACTTTCCCGAACATCAAACCGACGGTGAAATTGGAAGTCTAG
- a CDS encoding LysR family transcriptional regulator, whose translation MPTFRVKIRIGGTSGKYYFPDDWYKLSLMLDNFNLYPLHVFRLVARSGSVTRAAQELFISQPAVSAHLKALETAIGEPLFERTPRGMQLTSAGAVVLEQINRLFALYEEIPAAVDAQRGQVRGEVTVAASSTPGAYLMPELMQRFQAQYPDARLVLRLGDSAEVLDWLLNYQAPLGVIGELNLAAGLESVELATDHLQLVAATGDALCRVNRVKLEHLRGRTLLLRELGSSTRAGTQRLLGERLNEFERVMEIPSTEAIKQAVAAGLGVAVISSWATRLEEAAGLLQPVRDPRLRQARRFFLVKRKDRVLSGSAAALWQCLTTCKLKVVSKKRRTDNGKSK comes from the coding sequence TTGCCAACCTTTCGGGTCAAAATAAGGATTGGCGGGACATCAGGCAAATACTATTTTCCTGACGACTGGTATAAGCTTTCGCTGATGCTAGACAACTTCAATCTTTACCCGTTGCACGTCTTCCGCCTGGTCGCCCGCTCTGGCAGCGTCACGCGCGCGGCGCAGGAACTGTTCATCAGTCAGCCTGCTGTTTCCGCGCATCTGAAAGCTTTGGAAACAGCCATCGGCGAGCCTTTGTTTGAACGCACGCCGCGGGGCATGCAACTAACCTCGGCGGGCGCGGTTGTGCTGGAACAAATCAACCGGTTGTTTGCCTTGTATGAAGAGATTCCGGCGGCGGTGGATGCGCAGCGCGGCCAGGTGCGTGGCGAGGTGACGGTGGCGGCTTCCAGTACGCCGGGCGCGTATCTGATGCCTGAACTCATGCAGCGGTTTCAAGCACAGTATCCGGACGCGCGGCTAGTGCTGCGCCTGGGGGATAGCGCCGAAGTGCTGGACTGGCTGTTGAATTATCAAGCGCCGCTGGGGGTGATTGGCGAGCTGAATCTGGCGGCGGGTCTGGAAAGCGTGGAGCTGGCGACTGACCATTTGCAACTGGTCGCCGCCACAGGCGATGCGCTTTGCCGCGTCAACCGGGTGAAGCTGGAACATCTGCGCGGGCGCACGCTCTTGCTGCGGGAATTGGGCTCGAGCACGCGCGCGGGGACGCAACGCTTGCTGGGCGAACGGCTGAACGAATTCGAGCGGGTGATGGAAATCCCCAGCACCGAGGCGATCAAGCAGGCCGTGGCGGCGGGGCTCGGTGTGGCGGTGATTTCGTCATGGGCGACCAGACTGGAAGAGGCCGCCGGCTTGCTTCAGCCTGTGCGTGACCCACGGCTACGGCAGGCCCGGCGGTTTTTTCTGGTCAAACGGAAAGACCGCGTGTTGAGCGGAAGCGCCGCCGCGCTCTGGCAATGTTTGACAACTTGTAAGTTGAAGGTGGTCTCAAAAAAACGGCGCACCGACAACGGCAAATCGAAATAA